The following proteins are co-located in the Triticum aestivum cultivar Chinese Spring chromosome 1A, IWGSC CS RefSeq v2.1, whole genome shotgun sequence genome:
- the LOC123051293 gene encoding ubiquitin domain-containing protein DSK2a isoform X1, translating into MGGAGDGEGAGSESPPSGARATLNIRCANGAKFTLQADLGETVGAFKEAVAASCDVPAPQQRLIYKGRILKDEQTLESYGVETDHTIHLVRGVAQPAASGAPAASSPQASTTPTSGPAGGLGGLFPGLGATGAASGRPAGLFGAGLPELDQMQQQLSQNPNLMREIMNMPMMQSLMNNPDLIRNMIMNNPQMRDIIDRNPDLAHVLNDPSVLRQTLEAARNPEIMREMMRNTDRAMSNIEASPEGFNMLRRMYETVQEPFLNATTMGGGGEGTPASNPFAALLGNQGPNQAGNAATNAPITGPESTTGTPVPNTNPLPNPWSNNAGGAQGTPRSGPAASTRAGATGGPGGLGSADLSSLLGGLGGNARTGAAGGLGGLGSADLGSMLGGPPDAALLSQMLQNPAMMQMMQNIMSDPQSMNQLLSMNPNARSLMESNTQLRDMFQNPEFLRQMASPEALQQLLSLQQTMSSQLGQNQPSQAGNLGGNGTGTRGNVGLDTLMGMLSGLGAGGGLGVPNASNVPPEELYATQLGQLQEMGFFDTAENIRALMATSGNVHAAVERLLGNFGQ; encoded by the exons CCTCGGGGGCGCGGGCGACGCTCAACATCCGGTGCGCCAACGGCGCCAAGTTCACCCTGCAGGCGGACCTGGGCGAGACGGTCGGGGCGTTCAAGGAGGCCGTGGCCGCCAGCTGCGACGTGCCGGCGCCGCAGCAGCGCCTGATCTACAAGGGCCGGATCCTCAAGGACGAGCAAACCCTAGAAAGCTACG GTGTTGAGACAGATCACACCATTCACTTGGTGCGAGGCGTTGCCCAACCAGCAGCATCAGGAGCACCTGCTGCATCAAGCCCCCAAGCTTCAACTACTCCTACCAGTGGCCCTGCAGGTGGTCTTGGAGGCTTATTTCCAGGCCTTGGTGCTACTGGAGCTGCTAGTGGCAGGCCAGCAGGTTTATTTGGGGCTGGACTTCCGGAATTAGATCAAATGCAGCAACAGTTGAGCCAGAATCCCAACCTTATGAGGGAGATAATGAACATGCCAATGATGCAGAGTCTCATGAATAACCCTGATCTAATACGCAATATGATTATGAATAATCCACAAATGCGTGATATTATTGATCGGAATCCAGATCTTGCCCATGTCCTCAATGATCCTAGTGTTCTCCGCCAGACCCTTGAAGCTGCAAGAAACCCTGAAATTATGAGGGAGATGATGCGGAACACAGACAGAGCAATGAGCAACATCGAAGCTTCCCCTGAAGGGTTTAATATGCTCCGGCGTATGTATGAAACTGTACAGGAGCCTTTTCTTAATGCAACAACAATGGGAGGGGGTGGGGAAGGCACCCCGGCCTCTAACCCGTTTGCAGCTCTTCTTGGAAATCAGGGGCCTAACCAAGCCGGCAATGCTGCTACAAATGCTCCAATTACCGGCCCAGAGTCCACAACAGGAACCCCTGTTCCAAATACTAATCCACTTCCAAACCCCTGGAGCAACAATG CTGGGGGTGCGCAAGGAACACCACGGTCAGGTCCTGCTGCTAGTACCAGGGCTGGTGCAACTGGTGGCCCAGGAGGGCTGGGTTCAGCAGATTTGAGCAGCCTGCTCGGTGGTCTTGGTGGGAATGCAAGAACTGGTGCTGCAGGTGGTCTAGGAGGGTTGGGTTCAGCAGATTTGGGGAGTATGCTTGGTGGTCCACCTGATGCTGCTCTTTTGAGTCAGATGCTGCAAAACCCTGCTATGATGCAGATGATGCAGAACATTATGTCTGACCCACAGTCAATGAACCAG TTGCTTAGCATGAACCCAAATGCACGCAGCCTGATGGAGTCAAACACTCAGTTGAGGGATATGTTCCAAAACCCAGAATTTCTTCGCCAGATGGCATCCCCAGAGGCTTTGCAG CAATTACTCTCATTACAGCAGACAATGTCATCACAGCTTGGCCAAAATCAACCTAGCCA GGCTGGTAACCTAGGAGGCAATGGCACAG GCACGCGGGGAAATGTTGGTCTGGACACCTTGATGGGCATGCTTAGTGGGCTTGGTGCTGGAGGTGGCTTAGGTGTACCAAATGCCTCCAATG TGCCACCGGAGGAACTCTATGCAACGCAACTTGGCCAGCTCCAAGAAATGGGGTTCTTTGACACCGCAGAGAATATTCGGGCACTGATGGCCACTTCTGGGAACGTACATGCTGCTGTGGAGCGCCTTCTCGGGAACTTTGGCCAGTAG
- the LOC123051293 gene encoding ubiquitin domain-containing protein DSK2b isoform X2: MGGAGDGEGAGSESPPSGARATLNIRCANGAKFTLQADLGETVGAFKEAVAASCDVPAPQQRLIYKGRILKDEQTLESYGVETDHTIHLVRGVAQPAASGAPAASSPQASTTPTSGPAGGLGGLFPGLGATGAASGRPAGLFGAGLPELDQMQQQLSQNPNLMREIMNMPMMQSLMNNPDLIRNMIMNNPQMRDIIDRNPDLAHVLNDPSVLRQTLEAARNPEIMREMMRNTDRAMSNIEASPEGFNMLRRMYETVQEPFLNATTMGGGGEGTPASNPFAALLGNQGPNQAGNAATNAPITGPESTTGTPVPNTNPLPNPWSNNAGGAQGTPRSGPAASTRAGATGGPGGLGSADLSSLLGGLGGNARTGAAGGLGGLGSADLGSMLGGPPDAALLSQMLQNPAMMQMMQNIMSDPQSMNQLLSMNPNARSLMESNTQLRDMFQNPEFLRQMASPEALQQLLSLQQTMSSQLGQNQPSQAGNLGGNGTAALRCYLDIEQNLYVVLTAECSVLKQN, from the exons CCTCGGGGGCGCGGGCGACGCTCAACATCCGGTGCGCCAACGGCGCCAAGTTCACCCTGCAGGCGGACCTGGGCGAGACGGTCGGGGCGTTCAAGGAGGCCGTGGCCGCCAGCTGCGACGTGCCGGCGCCGCAGCAGCGCCTGATCTACAAGGGCCGGATCCTCAAGGACGAGCAAACCCTAGAAAGCTACG GTGTTGAGACAGATCACACCATTCACTTGGTGCGAGGCGTTGCCCAACCAGCAGCATCAGGAGCACCTGCTGCATCAAGCCCCCAAGCTTCAACTACTCCTACCAGTGGCCCTGCAGGTGGTCTTGGAGGCTTATTTCCAGGCCTTGGTGCTACTGGAGCTGCTAGTGGCAGGCCAGCAGGTTTATTTGGGGCTGGACTTCCGGAATTAGATCAAATGCAGCAACAGTTGAGCCAGAATCCCAACCTTATGAGGGAGATAATGAACATGCCAATGATGCAGAGTCTCATGAATAACCCTGATCTAATACGCAATATGATTATGAATAATCCACAAATGCGTGATATTATTGATCGGAATCCAGATCTTGCCCATGTCCTCAATGATCCTAGTGTTCTCCGCCAGACCCTTGAAGCTGCAAGAAACCCTGAAATTATGAGGGAGATGATGCGGAACACAGACAGAGCAATGAGCAACATCGAAGCTTCCCCTGAAGGGTTTAATATGCTCCGGCGTATGTATGAAACTGTACAGGAGCCTTTTCTTAATGCAACAACAATGGGAGGGGGTGGGGAAGGCACCCCGGCCTCTAACCCGTTTGCAGCTCTTCTTGGAAATCAGGGGCCTAACCAAGCCGGCAATGCTGCTACAAATGCTCCAATTACCGGCCCAGAGTCCACAACAGGAACCCCTGTTCCAAATACTAATCCACTTCCAAACCCCTGGAGCAACAATG CTGGGGGTGCGCAAGGAACACCACGGTCAGGTCCTGCTGCTAGTACCAGGGCTGGTGCAACTGGTGGCCCAGGAGGGCTGGGTTCAGCAGATTTGAGCAGCCTGCTCGGTGGTCTTGGTGGGAATGCAAGAACTGGTGCTGCAGGTGGTCTAGGAGGGTTGGGTTCAGCAGATTTGGGGAGTATGCTTGGTGGTCCACCTGATGCTGCTCTTTTGAGTCAGATGCTGCAAAACCCTGCTATGATGCAGATGATGCAGAACATTATGTCTGACCCACAGTCAATGAACCAG TTGCTTAGCATGAACCCAAATGCACGCAGCCTGATGGAGTCAAACACTCAGTTGAGGGATATGTTCCAAAACCCAGAATTTCTTCGCCAGATGGCATCCCCAGAGGCTTTGCAG CAATTACTCTCATTACAGCAGACAATGTCATCACAGCTTGGCCAAAATCAACCTAGCCA GGCTGGTAACCTAGGAGGCAATGGCACAG CTGCTTTGCGGTGCTACCTGGATATTGAACAGAATTTGTACGTAGTCTTGACTGCAGAGTGCTCAGTTCTGAAGCAAAACTAG